The Dioscorea cayenensis subsp. rotundata cultivar TDr96_F1 unplaced genomic scaffold, TDr96_F1_v2_PseudoChromosome.rev07_lg8_w22 25.fasta BLBR01001060.1, whole genome shotgun sequence genome includes a window with the following:
- the LOC120255548 gene encoding formin-like protein 5 → MAFPCSWRLPKVGRIMSELLFSSWNTLDVLLNRVHTEDSFWDLDLNYVTLCLFGLYFVISQKLLLYITAKVGTVFVEHHLNEFVKWDYQFIQRGNNHSTQYTILLNIGRNAPSPRSSGVPSRSRSPPSAAARRAPGRQRRDRPAAARPRARQRASPSRATGPPACARARPCAPPPAPAPRQRRPPPPPAAAPPAPASQSRRPPPSSVPARSSVPRIPAPSSAQRVRRAPAPAAPSSALSAPVLPLAPAPPSARGVFSMASAQCASSADLIFGGHVDGTRPPPISSSAASYGSSSSLITGASSSRVY, encoded by the exons ATGGCGTTTCCGTGTAGTTGGCGACTGCCAAAAGTTGGACGTATAATGAGCG AACTGTTATTTAGCTCTTGGAATACTTTGGATGTCCTCTTAAACAGGGTGCATACCGAAGATTCATTTTGGGATTTAGATTTGAATTATGTGACTTTA TGCCTGTTTGGGTTATATTTTGTTATCTCCCAGAAGTTGCTGCTGTACATAACTGCCAAA GTAGGCACTGTTTTTGTTGAACATCACTTGAATGAATTTGTTAAATGG GATTATCAATTCATCCAAAGAGGAAATAACCATTCCACCCAATATACCATTCTGCTTAATATTGGCCGGAATG CGCCCAGTCCTCGATCCAGCGGCGTGCCGTCTCGATCGCGCAGCCCGCCCTCGGCAGCCGCCCGCCGCGCGCCCGGCCGTCAGCGCCGCGACCGGCCCGCCGCCGCCCGCCCGCGCGCGCGCCAGCGCGCCTCGCCCTCGCGCGCGACCGGCCCGCCCGCCTGCGCCCGCGCGCGCCCGTGCGCGCCGCCGCCAGCGCCTGCGCCTCGCCAGCGCCGCCCGCCGCCGCCGCCCGCCGCAGCGCCGCCCGCACCAGCGTCCCAGTCGCGCCGCCCGCCGCCCAGCAGCGTCCCGGCCCGTAGCAGCGTCCCGCGCATCCCTGCGCCGTCCTCGGCCCAGCGCGTCCGGCGCGCCCCAGCGCCCGCTGCGCCGTCCTCGGCCCTCAGCGCGCCCGTGTTGCCCTTGGCCCCCGCGCCGCCCTCAGCCCGCGGTGTGTTTTCCATGGCCTCTGCCCAG TGTGCTTCTTCAGCGGACTTAATCTTTGggggtcatgttgatggtacccGTCCGCCTCCGATTTCTTCTAGTGCCGCCTCTTACGGCTCGTCTTCGTCTCTGATTACCGGTGCGTCCTCTTCCCGCGTCTATTGA
- the LOC120255553 gene encoding double-stranded RNA-binding protein 8-like, which produces MEVDPSSLPSLHKLPPPSMESDDTPPSPPQPAAPDTSPPAPRFDHFTDPLPSFPGPHWRNSTHQSDSGFSPSPSAGVSNCYVFKSRLQEYAQKAGILNPVYETVKEGPSHEPVFQSTVIVNNVKYDSLPGFYNRKAAEQSAAEIALMEIHKSGLRTECIPTLHETGLCKNLLQEYAQKMNYAIPSYICSKQPSGPTPFTCTVEIGGIQYIGGAARTKKEAEIKAARTALLAIRSAEMNMNGGSEYTVVPGKKKMKEPEKPSEATPISIKPRKGKFKRKWSKKKFAQNNTNNQGVEVEPGTFKVDTEAVEPKIDTQSQESSVLISHENEQVSEKIAGEPSVQDFVKYSMEMTGYLQNTGQQESSTLMDPVF; this is translated from the exons ATGGAGGTCGATCCGTCGTCCCTCCCTTCGCTCCACAAGCTCCCACCACCTTCCATGGAATCCGACGATACCCCTCCCTCCCCCCCTCAACCCGCCGCTCCCGACACCTCGCCGCCGGCGCCCAGGTTCGATCACTTCACTGACCCCTTGCCGTCCTTTCCCGGCCCTCACTGGCGGAACTCCACTCACCAGTCCGATTCCGGCTTCTCCCCATCTCCCTCTGCTG GGGTGTCGAATTGCTATGTGTTTAAAAGTCGTTTGCAAGAGTATGCACAGAAAGCTGGCATTCTTAACCCTGTTTATGAAACAGTGAAGGAAGGTCCTTCACATGAGCCTGTCTTCCAATCTACTGTGATTGTTAACAATGTCAAATATGATTCTCTACCTGGGTTTTACAACCGGAAAGCAGCAGAACAGTCAGCTGCAGAAATTGCACTTATGGAGATACATAAATCTGGCTTAAGGACAGAATGCATCCCTACACTC CATGAAACAGGATTATGCAAGAATCTTCTTCAGGAGTATGCTCAAAAGATGAATTATGCAATTCCATCCTACATATGCAGCAAACAACCATCTGGTCCTACTCCATTCACTTGTACGGTCGAGATTGGCGGGATTCAATATATAGGAGGTGCAGCTAGAACAAAGAAAGAAGCAGAGATTAAAGCAGCTCGAACAGCTCTTCTTGCAATCCGGA GTGCTGAGATGAACATGAATGGTGGCTCGGAATATACGGTGGTTCcaggaaagaaaaagatgaaggaGCCCGAAAAACCAAGTGAGGCCACCCCAATAAGTATCAAGCCAAGAAAGGGCAAATTCAAAAGGAAATGGTCTAAAAAGAAGTTTGCACAGAACAATACAAACAATCAAGGAGTTGAAGTCGAACCAGGGACTTTCAAGGTAGACACAGAAGCGGTCGAGCCGAAGATAGATACTCAAAGTCAGGAGTCGAGTGTATTGATCTCACATGAGAATGAACAAGTTTCTGAAAAAATAGCCGGTGAACCTTCTGTCCAAGATTTCGTTAAGTACTCCATGGAGATGACCGGGTATCTACAAAACACAGGTCAACAGGAATCAAGTACTCTCATGGATCCTGTGTTTTAA
- the LOC120255552 gene encoding protein indeterminate-domain 12-like isoform X2 — MFQHSMSMLKKKRNQPGNPDAEVVAMSPKSLMATNRFVCEICNKGFQRDQNLQLHRRGHNLPWKLRQKSNKEVMKKKVYVCPESTCVHHHPSRALGDLTGIKKHYCRKHGEKKWKCDRCSKRYAVLSDWKAHLKTCGTKEYTCDCGTLFSRKDSFLTHRAFCDALAQESATLISMKLPHELPQPSLHHELHSLNPNPKPNPSLSAMALLQKATAMRSFPLNGCDLTTWRNEDRPTRDFIGAVDVRVGNAAAVAAPAPAPVEDNVEQPVSVAVDPVTRGEHTRWFTASHPKRIG; from the exons ATGTTTCAACACTCCATGTCCATGctcaagaagaagagaaaccaACCTGGAAACCCAG ATGCTGAAGTAGTAGCAATGTCACCAAAGAGCTTGATGGCAACAAACAGATTTGTATGTGAAATATGCAACAAAGGTTTCCAAAGGGACCAGAACTTGCAGCTTCACAGAAGAGGTCACAACCTGCCATGGAAGCTCAGACAGAAGAGCAACAAGGAAGTGATGAAGAAAAAGGTTTATGTTTGTCCTGAATCAACTTGTGTGCACCATCACCCTTCAAGAGCTCTTGGTGATCTCACTGGAATCAAGAAACACTACTGCAGAAAACATGGTGAGAAGAAGTGGAAGTGTGACCGGTGTTCTAAGAGATATGCTGTTCTTTCTGATTGGAAAGCTCATCTCAAGACTTGTGGAACCAAAGAGTACACTTGTGATTGTGGAACTCTGTTCTCCAG gaAGGACAGCTTCCTCACTCACAGAGCTTTCTGTGATGCACTGGCACAAGAGAGTGCAACACTGATCTCCATGAAACTACCTCATGAGCTTCCTCAACCTTCTCTTCACCATGAACTCCACTCTttgaaccctaaccctaaacctaaCCCTAGTCTCTCGGCCATGGCTTTGCTGCAAAAGGCAACTGCCATGCGTTCTTTCCCTTTAAATGGTTGTGATTTGACCACGTGGAGAAACGAGGACCGTCCGACCAGGGACTTCATTGGCGCCGTCGATGTTAGAGTTGGTAATGCTGCGGCGGTGGCAgcgccggcgccggcgccggtGGAGGATAATGTAGAGCAGCCTGTGAGCGTGGCCGTGGATCCGGTGACTCGCGGTGAGCATACGCGGTGGTTCACCGCGAGTCACCCGAAGAGAATTGGGTga
- the LOC120255552 gene encoding protein indeterminate-domain 12-like isoform X1, with amino-acid sequence MFQHSMSMLKKKRNQPGNPDPDAEVVAMSPKSLMATNRFVCEICNKGFQRDQNLQLHRRGHNLPWKLRQKSNKEVMKKKVYVCPESTCVHHHPSRALGDLTGIKKHYCRKHGEKKWKCDRCSKRYAVLSDWKAHLKTCGTKEYTCDCGTLFSRKDSFLTHRAFCDALAQESATLISMKLPHELPQPSLHHELHSLNPNPKPNPSLSAMALLQKATAMRSFPLNGCDLTTWRNEDRPTRDFIGAVDVRVGNAAAVAAPAPAPVEDNVEQPVSVAVDPVTRGEHTRWFTASHPKRIG; translated from the exons ATGTTTCAACACTCCATGTCCATGctcaagaagaagagaaaccaACCTGGAAACCCAG ATCCAGATGCTGAAGTAGTAGCAATGTCACCAAAGAGCTTGATGGCAACAAACAGATTTGTATGTGAAATATGCAACAAAGGTTTCCAAAGGGACCAGAACTTGCAGCTTCACAGAAGAGGTCACAACCTGCCATGGAAGCTCAGACAGAAGAGCAACAAGGAAGTGATGAAGAAAAAGGTTTATGTTTGTCCTGAATCAACTTGTGTGCACCATCACCCTTCAAGAGCTCTTGGTGATCTCACTGGAATCAAGAAACACTACTGCAGAAAACATGGTGAGAAGAAGTGGAAGTGTGACCGGTGTTCTAAGAGATATGCTGTTCTTTCTGATTGGAAAGCTCATCTCAAGACTTGTGGAACCAAAGAGTACACTTGTGATTGTGGAACTCTGTTCTCCAG gaAGGACAGCTTCCTCACTCACAGAGCTTTCTGTGATGCACTGGCACAAGAGAGTGCAACACTGATCTCCATGAAACTACCTCATGAGCTTCCTCAACCTTCTCTTCACCATGAACTCCACTCTttgaaccctaaccctaaacctaaCCCTAGTCTCTCGGCCATGGCTTTGCTGCAAAAGGCAACTGCCATGCGTTCTTTCCCTTTAAATGGTTGTGATTTGACCACGTGGAGAAACGAGGACCGTCCGACCAGGGACTTCATTGGCGCCGTCGATGTTAGAGTTGGTAATGCTGCGGCGGTGGCAgcgccggcgccggcgccggtGGAGGATAATGTAGAGCAGCCTGTGAGCGTGGCCGTGGATCCGGTGACTCGCGGTGAGCATACGCGGTGGTTCACCGCGAGTCACCCGAAGAGAATTGGGTga
- the LOC120255549 gene encoding heat shock 70 kDa protein 3-like, protein MFLINMRNTAESYLNTNIKNVVVIVPAYLFDSRHQTSNNASVIGKLHVLRLSSASTITVIAYSLAKKANIFGKKNVLIFDPGGGPIDDYMVDLYRSFIDAAKATSDVFFEAYRPAAIYFPNSLALISRTEQLLKTLENHDSLSYMQNMDNPYSILIQITHLLTNGWMCLPHDEFR, encoded by the coding sequence ATGTTCCTCATTAACATGAGAAACACTGCTGAAAGTTACCTCAACACCAACATCAAGAATGTTGTGGTTATTGTTCCTGCCTACCTTTTTGACTCACGACACCAGACTTCAAATAATGCTAGTGTCATTGGTAAACTTCATGTCCTGAGACTTAGCAGTGCATCAACGATTACAGTTATTGCTTATAGTCTCGCCAAGAAGGCCAACATCTTCGGTAAGAAGAATGTCCTTATTTTCGATCCTGGGGGTGGTCCAATTGATGACTACATGGTGGATCTCTATAGGAGTTTTATTGATGCGGCAAAAGCAACTTCAGATGTTTTTTTTGAAGCATACAGGCCTGCAGCTATATACTTCCCtaactcacttgcattgatttctAGAACTGAGCAACTACTCAAGACTCTTGAAAATCATGATTCTCTATCATATATGCAGAATATGGACAACCCTTATAGCATATTGATACAAATCACTCACCTTTTAACCAATGGATGGATGTGTCTTCCTCACGACGAATTTCGATGA